The Kineothrix sp. IPX-CK genomic interval TCTAATATTAGCTGGGGATTAGGAGAAGCAAAGATATTACCGCAGGCAACTGCGTCTGCCAATCCCCTTCCTGCAAATCCCGAAAATAAAGGTTCATGTCCGCTTCCTCCGCCTATGACAAGAGCAACCTTGTTTTTACGTCTCCCTTTATACATAAAAGCATTGTGTCCCGGAATCTGTTCATAATAACGATTATATGCCTTTACATATCCCGAAAGCATTTCTTCTACTACATTGGAGTCTCTATTTAAAATTTTCTTCATTTCTGCCAACCTTTCTATCACTTTGCAATCAGTTTTCTTATGAATCACTGTATTTCATTTCCAACTCATTAATTTTATCTACTTTATTCCACATTCCGATGTCTGGCTGACATCTTTTCAAAACTTAAATCCGGCGTTTCCTCCACAATTATCATAATAATCATGTCAAATAAAACAAACAGGCATTGTTCAAACAGATTTCCCATCGGCTGGATGGATGAGACAACCTCATCGGTTCCGCGATATACAGCGGCAGGGACAAACAATACATTATCAGCAGCTTCTCTTGCTGTTTTACCACTTGGAGAACCTGTTACCACATAAATTCTGGCTCCCTGTGCCTTTGCACGCTCACAGATATAATGAATATGTCCGATTTGACCATCTCCCAACGTGGCAATCAGTAAATCTCCTTTTCCTATACTGGGTGTAGTATCATCCCAAATCCAATGAATTTCCTTCCCCATATGCATGAGCCTCATGGCAAAGGCTTTGGTTGCCATCCCTTCACGGCCTACTCCAATTAGAAAAATCCGGTGATAGCTTTTTACCTTTTCTATAAAATCCCTTACATTATCCTGATCTATTTTTTCAAATACCTGTTCATATTCTGACAGAATAGTTTTGTACATTACTTTCATATTCATGATTATCCCCCTATATATTCAGCTCTTTGTGAAGATAGTCCATTGTTTTTTTCATACCTGCATAAACCTCATCATCTGTAGATTCAAATGCGGTGACTACCTCCAGATACTGGGTGATATTATCCAGCCCGGATTCCTTTGTTACCTTTTTTATTAATTCCGGTGTTATAATTCCATCTGCCGTAAAGTCCCAGTGCCTATCCATCTCTCCGTCTGTCTGCTGAAGGTGGATAGAGCCTATGTAGGGCGCACATTCTTTAAACCATAAAAGGATATCTGCCTTTTCTTTTAATAAAGGCTTATAAAGAGCATGCCCCCAGTCAATTAATAATTTAATTGGGATGGCACTTCCCTCCAGATCTTTCATCATTTGTATCGAGGTTTCCGGGTCATGAGGAAACTCTGTCGTTAAGGGCGTAGCTTCAATATGTATTTCTTTAATTCCTTTTTCTTTGCCGTAATCGGCAAGCTTACGCAGATACTTTAACATCTCCTGATATAAATAATTTCTTCTGTTATTATCCCTGGCATCATCAAAAGACATTCCGCCAACAGGGGTTCCCATAACGTCTGCCCCCATTTCAGCTGTTAAGTCAATTGCTCTTTTAAAAAATGTAAAGGAAATCTCTCTTTGTACTTCTGTAGGCGCCAGTAACTGAGCATAAGTATAAGAGGCCAGTCCGCCAAAGGTAGCATCAATTTTTATTCCCTCTGCTTCAAAGGCTTCGCGATATTCTTTAATTAAAATATTTCTTTGTTCATGAGGCCACCATGGGTCGATTAAGTCCCATGTGAATTGAATATGTTTTACTCCAAATTCACTTTTACACATAGCCGCCAGTTGCTTTGGTTCTATAAAACGCTTTGTCGCAAATGATAAATTTAACCCTAAAAGCATAATCTTCAATTCCTTTCTACTTTACTTATTTTAATTTTTTTCTGCTTTCTTTCCCTTATGATGACTGAAAGTGAACTAAAGGAAATAGCAATTACCACAACAAATCCACTTACTGCTGACTGCCAGTATACATTAACGCCAAACAATACAATCATATTCTGAATAATACTGATAATAGCTGCTCCTATCAATGCTCCTGCCGGATTACCAATCCCTCCGGTTAAAGCAACACCTCCGATTACTGAGGAAGCAATAGAATTCATAGGCCAGTTTTCACCGATAGAAGACTGTGCAGAACCTAACCTGGCAACATACAAAATACCGGCTAAGGCAGAGATTAATCCTACAATGGAATAAATCATAACGCGAATTTTATCTACCTGGATACCAAGAACCTTGGCAGCCTCTTTATTGTTTCCAATCGCATAGATATATCTTCCCGTTTTTGTTTTCTTTACTAAAAATAAAACGAGGACAAGAACAATTAGTGTAAAAATAAAGGGAAATGGTATAGGCCCTACATTTCCTTTTCCAAAAATATGGACACTTTCCGGGATTCCCGTAATTGCTTTTCCCTTTGTCATAACAAGGTTAATACCACCATATACGCCTTGCATACCTATAGTTGCAACCATGGCATTAAGCCTTAACTTTGTAATGATTAATCCATTAATACATCCTAATATAAGTCCGAGAATCAAAGCACCTACAAGCGCTGCATAGGGGTTCCACCCCCAATGCATCATCATCATTCCTGAAATAATTCCACATAGAGATGCTATTTTTCCCACAGATAGATCCAATTCCCCGGTCAGTAACAATAAAGATTGTCCGATACCGATCATACCGATAAATGCCAGATCCCTAATAAGAGACTGCAAGTTATAGATATCCAAAAAATATGGCGAAAAAACACTTGCCAGTATTATCATTAGAATTAATACTGCTCCAATTGCAGTCATATTACTCTTTTTTAATACACTAATTAATGCATTGTCTTTTTTTATTGTCTCTACATTCATCATGCTAACTCCTTCTTATTCTTATTTCACTCCGATAATAGCGCCTAAGATTTTCTCTTTATCAGCTTTTTCGTCATATTCTCCTGCCTGTTGTCCATTATATAAAGCAATAATTCTATTAGAGCACTTTTTTACCTCCTCCATCTCAGAAGAAATCAGTATAATTCCAATTTGTTCTTTTTCAGCCAATTCTTTCATCATACGGTAAATTTCTGCCTTGGTTCCGACATCAATACCTTTCGTAGGTTCATCAAATATTAATACTTTAGGTTTACATGACATAGCTCTTCCAATAATTACTTTTTGCTGGTTTCCGCCACTTAAGAATTTAATTTCTTTTTCCATATCCGGTGTCTTTACATCATACTCAGCAATTACTTTTTTTGCTAAATCTTCTTCTTTTTTCTTAGATATACCAAATACGCTTTTTAAGTCATCTAATTTTGAAACACTGATATTCTCTCTGATACTAAGTTCTTGCAAGATACCCTGCGCTTTTCGTTCTTCAGGCAGATAAATCAATCCATGATTCACCGAATAATTGGTATCTCCAAGCTTCCAATCCTCCCCATCTAGCTTTATCTGTCCTGCATATACAGGTAAATACCCAAAGATCGCCTGCATTAACTCGCTTCTTCCTGCACCCACTAATCCTGAAAATCCAAGAATTTCACCCTTTTTCAGATGAAAGCTAATGTCTGTAAAGCGTTCTCCTGTCAGATGTTCCACTTCTAACAGAATCTCATCTGTAACTTTCTCTGAATAAAAGACCTGGTTTTGATCCACAGCACGGCCTGTCATCTGAGTAATAACCCATGGAATATCTATCTTATGAATATCAGAATAGGCAACCTTTTCTCCATTACGAAATACAGTAATGACATCACCTATAGAAAATATTTCTTCCAGTTTATGTGATATGAAAATAATAGCTTTATTTTCCTTTTTTATCTGCCTTATGATATCAAACAAAATCTGAGCGTCTTTCGTTGTCAGACTGGTAGTTGGTTCATCCAGCATTAATACCTGATATTCTTCGTGAACAGTCGCTCTTGCAATCTGAAGCAGCTGCTGTTCTGATACTGTTATATCCTTTACCAGGTCATCAGGCTTTACCGGAATATGAAATTTATCTAATAACGGTTTTGCTTTTTCTTCTAGTTCTCTTACATTTACCAGACCCTTAAATCCCGACTTTTCATATGGCAGGAATAGGTTTTCTGCTACCGACATATGGCCAAACAAGTCAATTTCCTGAGGAACATAGGCAACTTTATCAAACATTTTTTTGCTTCCCATGGCATCCTTACCAGCAATGGAAAGACATCCTTCTTCCGGTTCATATACACCTGTTAAACATTTGATCAATGTACTTTTTCCGGCTCCATTTTCGCCTATGATGCAATGAATTTCTCCTAATTCAAAAGAAATGTCCACTGAGTTCAAGGCTACTACTCCGGGAAATATTTTTGTGATATTACGCGCCTCTAATACTTTCATCAAAGTGCTCCTTTATTGCACAAAAGGAGCCGACTTGTATTTCAGATGTCCAAGCTCCTTTTGTTTTTAATTTGTTAGTTGGTTTGTACTTCTTATTTCACCATTTCAATCCATTCATCAACATTTTCTGAATCTATATATGCAATTCCTGTATCAACTACTTTTGGAATGTCAATTCCTATGGATGCCTGCCACAGCATTAATACTGACATAGAGCCCTGCATCTGAGGAATGGTAGAGGAGGTAGCCGTAATAGTTCCGGATTTAACATAATTAAGGATTTCAATTAAGTTATCCATGGAAACGATTGTAACTTGTCCTGTTTTTCCTGCTTCTTCTACTGCTGCTGCAATACCTGTACCGCTGGCATCACAGTTTAGATATCCTTTTAAATCAGGATTAGCCGCTAATACTGCTGCTGCCTAAGACTGTGCTTCTTCTACGCTATCATTATCAATACCTCCATCGATCACTTCAATATTGGGGTATTCTGCTAAAGCATCTAAATGTCCCTGATAACGTTCTGCATGGTTGGGAGCTGTTGGAACACCCTGCATGACTGCAACTTTTCCTTCTTCTCCAATCAGCTTTGCCAACTGATGCGCTGCAATACTTGCCTGCTCTGTAAAGTTATTTCCTACACTTGTTAAATTACTTCCTTCCGGCGCGGGGGCATCAAATAAAATAACCGGAATTCCCTGTTTTTCAATTTCTTCAATAACAGCTTTATTTCCTTCATAATCCAGTGGATCCAATGCAATACCATCCGGTCTGGTTGCTGCCGCCTGCTCCAGTACGGTGTTTTGCTCCGCTACATCTGCATTTCCAGGGGCTCTGTAATCAATCGTTACTTTAATTCCTAATTGTGCGGAAAGAGCATCCGCTTGCTTCTGGGCACCCTTGTTTACTTCATCAAACCATGGATGCACCACTTTGGGAACAATTACAAAGGTTAAATCTTTTCCGGTTGCCGCAGGAGCACTTTCCTCTCCTGATGAATTCGAACCTGCTGCCTCTTCCCCTGCAGATGCGGGATTTGACGTTCCTGAACATCCCATCATGCTGATTGCCATAACCGCCACTAACAATACCGATATTAATTTCTTTTTCATTCCTTTTTCTCCTTAAATATTTTTAAATATACTTAATTTTTTGGAAGCAACTTTATTATATCTGTATTCATGGCCCCTTCCAATGCGACAGTCTTTAGAATACGTGGGATAGTTTTAATAAAAAAGGAGGAATATCTTTATATTCCCCCCTTTTCATATGTCTATATTACCATCGATTGACAAGGTCATACACGGTCGGATAAGGGTAAATTTTTGTTCCTGCTGCGTTACTTTCGCTCCGCGTACGTCCAGTACGCGTCGGTCAAGTGCCTTGCAGGGACGAAAATTTGTCCCTTTCCGACTCACCGACCCTGACCATAGAGATATGCTTGGTTTTCAAGGCGGATGATTGAGGCGTACTGGACGTACGCCGATTGAAGACAACGCAGAAAACCAAGCATATCTCATGGTTCAGGGCGTGTAAGACCTTGTCAATCGATGGTAATAATACGATCTGAAATATCTTCTATATATTCCTCTCTTGATTTTACAATAATTACCGCAGTCCCTAAATCAGTAAACTTTTTAATATAAGATTTTATCAACGACACACCATAGACATCGCAATAGATAAAAGGCTCGAATAAGATTAGCACTTTAGGATTATAGATATACCATCTTTCCAATAAAAGAATAATATTGTCATTTACACTTTTATCCCTTATATTTACACTTTTATTTTGATTATTCACTTCTTTTTCCAACATCTTTACTACTTTATTCTGCAGAAACATATGTTGCAGTGCGGGAATTTTTTCCAGAGAAGGCATTAACAAATTATTTCCTACAGACATACTTAAAAGAAGTTCACTTTCTCCTCCCATATCTGCAGCAGACACAATCTTGTTTTTTACAAAATCAGTAATATCATAAAAATTACAGTTCTTCTGTTCCAGCATTATCTGCGTTTTTCTATCAATAAACCTGCCGGACAGCAATTCAAAAATCCTCTTCTTTTCTTTTACATCCAGTGCAAGGATCGTTACTACCTCACCTTTATAAAAATCAAATGTTATTGATTGATCTCCTCTTAAAATAATACCTTTGATAGAATATAAGATATCTTTTTTAGCAGCCATCCCTGCTTTATCCCTATCCAAGTCCTTCTTTTTTAAACCTGTAGAACTGCTTAATAGAAATTCTTCCAAGTGACTTCCATCCTTTATATAATCTTTGTTACACTTCTTTACAATACGCCCCTTTTTAAAAATAACATATTTATCTGACAGAATATAAGATACATTATCTGAATGGCTGTTGATAACTGCTGCCATGCCTTCTTTCATCACCCGATTCAGTATTTCTTTAAAATACTCTATATCCTGAGTCGAGCATCCTTCAAATTCATCCTCAATCACCAGAATTTTTACATTCCTGCTGTACCCCTTCACCAGATCCACCAATCTTTTTTCCAATTCCGTTAGATTTTTAATTTTTTTATTAACATCTATCTTTAATTTCAGCTTTTCTATATATTCTGCTGCCTGCTTTACTAACTTTTTTGTTTTTAACAAACCGAATACAGAACCGTTATTAACTAAGCATATATATTCTGCAACTGTCCAATCGTCAATATCATAATTTGAATAGGTAATCTTATATACCAGTTTTTGTATCTCTGACGAATCAAGGTTGTTTCTTCCATCTATATAAAAATTGGTATCATCCACTTCATGATTTCCACATATAATGTTTATCAGCAAATCCTTTCCCGAGTGAACCAACCCAAGAAAGCCTATGCTTTCTCCCGCTAATAAGCACAAAGAAATACCAGTTAATTTAATTGTAGTACTGTAATTTACATTGAAATTACTCATACGTACGATTTCACTCTTCATTTCTCACCTGATACTCCTTTCATAATTAGCCGGAATCGTAATCTCAATATCCGTTCCCTGATTTAAGGTACTGTAAACATATATTCCGTACTCTTCTCCAAATAGCAGCTGAATCCTTTTGTTAATATTAGGGAGTGCAATTCCCGTATTACGCTGTTTGAACCCTTTGCTGTCGTCCGGATACTCTTTAGACATTCTGATTCTTTCATTCAGTTCCAGCAAAGATTTGCTATCCATTCCCTTTCCATTGTCAGAAATTGTTAATATAAGGCTGTTATCAGTTACAATAACTTCTATATCCACTTTCCCACCTTCCAGGCACTCTTCCAAACCATGGAAAATAGCGTTTTCTACAATCGGCTGAAGGATCAGCTTAGGAATAAAGTAGTCATATGCTTTTTTATCCTCTTCATCTATGTAAATATCCAAAGAAAATCTATTGTTGAACCGGTACCTTAGAATCATCATATAGTTTTGAATATTAGCCAACTCGTCCCGAAGGGTTACGAGATTATCTTTTCTGCTGATACTATATCGAAAAAAGTCTGCAAGAGCTTCTACCATTTTAGCAATTTCAATGTTATCATCAATCAGTGCCTGCCCACGTATAGACTCAAGGGTATTATATAGAAAATGAGGATTGATCTGACTCTGAAAAGCTGCCAGCTCTGCCTGCTTATAAAACATTTCAGCCGAATTTTCCCTGATTCTTTGGTTTGAATACTTTTCTACTAATGTTTTAATCTTTTCTATAAAAATTGTATCATCAGAAATGTCTTCCAGATTACTGTTCAATGCCTTTTCAAAATTTGATAATGGTTTTGCCACGCAAAAGTATAAACCACCTATTATTAAAATTTCAATTAATACAAATATGCAGATGCCGGCTACTGAGAGGTTTTTTAGAAGAGCACCTATAGAAAAAAACAGAATCAGGATACCGTTTAGTATTATCATCCCTTTTAGATTTTTTACTACTCCCACACATATTCCCTCCTATGAATGCAGTTTGCGGTATAAGGCCGGCTTAACTCCTACTGTTTTAGTAAATATCTGGCTAAAGTACCTTGTATCTTTGTAACCAACTTCATCTGCAATAGCCGCTATGGTTTTATTGCTGGTGCGTATCATTTGCTTTGCCATTTCCATCCGGATATTAACCAAATAGGTGGTAAAGTTGAATCCAGTTTCTTTCTTAAAGAGAACACTGAAATAAACTGGATTTAAATCTACAATATGAGCAATATCCTCTAATACGATCTTTTCATTATAATGCTCCTCAATATACTGTTTCGCCTGACGTATTGGTTTTACAGATTCAGTTTCCAGAATTTTCAGACGAGCTTCCATATCTTCACTTAAATATTTCTTAAGTAATCCTTTTAAATTTCCAATGGTATTACAATGGCAGCAGGCATTTTTCAAAAATTGTTTTAGCTTGTCTTCCTTTTCATTTTTAACCGATATGGTTTCAAAGTATAAATCAATAATTTCATTCGCAACATCATAGCATAAAGCAAAATCTGTATTTTCTTCAAACTGGAATTCACCATATATTTGGTTAATAACATTCTCAAATAGTTCTTTTGATAAAGTTTCAATACTCATACGTAATTGCTCTTTATACTTTATTAAATATTTCTGCATTTCCGTCCGGGGGATAAACTGTAATCGTTCTGCATAGATTAGCCGGCCCGTGCCCGCTTTAATCCTGTTCTGAACAGCCTGATAAGCTTCCTGAATAGAAAACCTGATTTCTCCGACTCCTGTCTTTTCTAATCCGATCCCTATTGTAACCTTATATTGTTCCAAGCCTAATAAATATTCTTGTATTTCAATTAAAATCCTGTTAATCACATTATTAACTTGTTTAGAATCTGTCAAATCATAGTTAATTAAACAATAGATATTTAAATTATCTTTTTCACAAATTAATTGTTCCTTTACCGTACCCTCAAAATTTTTTTCAATAATTGTCAGCAGTTTCTCTACTGTGATTCTATCCTGCCTTCTATCGCTTTTTTCATAATCCGAATAATCTAATTTAATAGTAATTCCTCTATAAGCAGCGGCATCGAACTCCAGATTATATTCTTCCTGCATTTCGTCTACTGACAAGGCATCTGTCTGTTCAATAATATTATTTAAAAGATTACTTTTTATAATTTGAACACTTGTTGTTATGGCCCTTTCTATTTTTCCTTCTTTATCTTGCTTTAAATGACTCTTGATCAATTCTTCCTGTATTCTTTTTAATACTTTGTTTAATTCTTCTTCCTTAATTGGTTTTAATAAATAATCACTAACCCCGTATTGAAGTGCTTTATGAGCATATTCGAATTCCTTATATCCACTGATTACTATAAATTTAACCGGTTCATCCTTTTCTTTTATCATACGAATTAAATCCAATCCGTTCACTTTAGGCATTTTAATATCTGTAATGACAATATCCGGTTTCTCTGACAAGATAATATTATATGCCGCTTCTCCATTATCTACTACGTTTACACATTCTAGCCCTATTTCCTCCCACTTTATAAGTTTTCTGATCAACATTCCAATTCGAAACTCATCATCGACAATTAATACTCTCCATCTTTTGGCTTGCATACTGTCACCCTCTTTACACATTATTTCGTTTTTTTTAACTATACCATAGTTCCCGCCGGGGATAAAAGACATTTTGTAAATTATCCAGCTTTAAAAAAACCTTCCACTATAACACCAGACTTTTTATAATGATATTATGATACAATAGAGAACGGTGGTGATAAAATAAAATGAATACCTATAAGACATCCGAAATTGCACGTTATATCGGAATCCATCCTAATACGGTCCGGCTTTATGAAGAGCTTATGCTGATTCCCAAACCCGAACGAAAAGCAAATGGATATCGGATTTTTACAGATTTTCATCTGGAACAGATGAAGCTTGTGAGAACTGCTCTCCAGATAGCGGTTCTGCAGAACGGTCTAAGGAAGCAGGCGATTACCATTATTAAGACCTCCGCTGCCGGTGATTTCGACAAAGCAATTCATATCACAAAGCAGTATTTACAGCAAATAAAAGACGAGCAGAGAAACGCAGAGGAAGCCCTGGTCATTACCGAAAAGCTGTTGTCTCAGGACGAGCCGGAAATAGTTGATACGGTCTTGACCAGAAAGGAAGCCGCGGGGTATCTGCAAATCACTATGGATGCTTTAAGAAATTGGGAAATGAACGGCCTGATTACCATAAAGCGAAAGCAAAATGGATATCGCATTTATGAGGAAGAGGATGTTCGGCGGTTAAAAATCATACGTTCTCTTCGCTGTGCCAATTACTCTCTTTCAGCAATTTTACGAATGCTGAATACCTTATCCAGCGATCCCGGCGCTAACATCCGGCAAGCCATCGATACCCCGAAAGAAAACGACGATATTATTTCCGTATGCGACAAGCTGATCACTTCATTGCATCACGCAGAACAAAATGCGTACGCTATGATGGCACAGCTTAAGAAAATGAAAAAACAGTTTGGAACAAACCCTCCACTTTAACACCAGTTCTTGTGCTGGTGTTATTCTTTTTTATGCCAAGAAAAAAGGAGGAAATATATCATATGAAAACAGCTATAGAAGTAAAAAAACTGTGCAAATCTTATTCTGAAGTCAAAGCGGCACAAGATATCGATATTTCCATTTGCCGCGGAGAGGTGTTCGGTCTGTTAGGTGCAAACGGCGCAGGCAAAAGTACCACGATTGAATGTATCCTGGGAACAAAGAAACAGGACAGCGGAACAGTATCTATTCTTGGAATGAACCCCCAAAAAGATCGAAAAAGACTTTTTGAGAAAATTGGTGTTCAATTTCAGGAAGCCAACTATCAAGACAAGATAAGAGTGGCTGAGCTTTGCGAGGTTACGGCTTCCCTTTACAGAAATATTCCGGATTATGCCGGTCTTCTCAAACAGTTCGGACTCTCAGATAAGCTTAAAAGTCCGGTAAGTGAACTTTCGGGAGGACAGAAGCAGCGGTTATTCATCGTTCTTTCGTTAATTCCCGATCCGGAAGTTGTATTCCTGGACGAACTTACTACCGGACTCGACGCAAGGGCAAGACGGGATGTGTGGAAGATCCTCTTGGATCTAAAGCAAAAAGGACTGACCATTCTGTTGACCTCTCATTTCATGGATGAAGTAGAAGCCCTTTGCGACAAAATCATGATTCTGAAGAATGGGAAAGCTATTTTCCACGGAACGGTACAAGACGCCGTTGCCGCCAGCCCCTATGAAAGATTAGAGGAAGCGTATCTTTGGTACACAGACGAGGAGGAAAAAGAAAATGAAAGCATTTAAAACACTTTTAAAAACAGAAATCCGGCTGTCTCTGCGGGGAATGGATATGTTTATTTTTGCTATCTGCATGCCTATTGTAGTTGTGGTCATCTTAGGTGCTCTGTTTGGAGATAAGCCGGCCTTTGAGGGGGCAGAATACACCTTTTTGGAGCAGTCCTTCGGCGCGGTAGCAACGATCGCTATTTGTGCCGGAGGAGTAATGGGTCTTCCCCTGGTCGTATCCGATTACCGGAGCAGGAAAATATTAAAGCGGCTCAAGGTGACTCCTACCAGCCCCGCCC includes:
- a CDS encoding sugar phosphate isomerase/epimerase encodes the protein MLLGLNLSFATKRFIEPKQLAAMCKSEFGVKHIQFTWDLIDPWWPHEQRNILIKEYREAFEAEGIKIDATFGGLASYTYAQLLAPTEVQREISFTFFKRAIDLTAEMGADVMGTPVGGMSFDDARDNNRRNYLYQEMLKYLRKLADYGKEKGIKEIHIEATPLTTEFPHDPETSIQMMKDLEGSAIPIKLLIDWGHALYKPLLKEKADILLWFKECAPYIGSIHLQQTDGEMDRHWDFTADGIITPELIKKVTKESGLDNITQYLEVVTAFESTDDEVYAGMKKTMDYLHKELNI
- a CDS encoding ABC transporter permease; amino-acid sequence: MMNVETIKKDNALISVLKKSNMTAIGAVLILMIILASVFSPYFLDIYNLQSLIRDLAFIGMIGIGQSLLLLTGELDLSVGKIASLCGIISGMMMMHWGWNPYAALVGALILGLILGCINGLIITKLRLNAMVATIGMQGVYGGINLVMTKGKAITGIPESVHIFGKGNVGPIPFPFIFTLIVLVLVLFLVKKTKTGRYIYAIGNNKEAAKVLGIQVDKIRVMIYSIVGLISALAGILYVARLGSAQSSIGENWPMNSIASSVIGGVALTGGIGNPAGALIGAAIISIIQNMIVLFGVNVYWQSAVSGFVVVIAISFSSLSVIIRERKQKKIKISKVERN
- a CDS encoding MerR family transcriptional regulator, producing the protein MNTYKTSEIARYIGIHPNTVRLYEELMLIPKPERKANGYRIFTDFHLEQMKLVRTALQIAVLQNGLRKQAITIIKTSAAGDFDKAIHITKQYLQQIKDEQRNAEEALVITEKLLSQDEPEIVDTVLTRKEAAGYLQITMDALRNWEMNGLITIKRKQNGYRIYEEEDVRRLKIIRSLRCANYSLSAILRMLNTLSSDPGANIRQAIDTPKENDDIISVCDKLITSLHHAEQNAYAMMAQLKKMKKQFGTNPPL
- a CDS encoding ATP-binding cassette domain-containing protein, which gives rise to MKSEIVRMSNFNVNYSTTIKLTGISLCLLAGESIGFLGLVHSGKDLLINIICGNHEVDDTNFYIDGRNNLDSSEIQKLVYKITYSNYDIDDWTVAEYICLVNNGSVFGLLKTKKLVKQAAEYIEKLKLKIDVNKKIKNLTELEKRLVDLVKGYSRNVKILVIEDEFEGCSTQDIEYFKEILNRVMKEGMAAVINSHSDNVSYILSDKYVIFKKGRIVKKCNKDYIKDGSHLEEFLLSSSTGLKKKDLDRDKAGMAAKKDILYSIKGIILRGDQSITFDFYKGEVVTILALDVKEKKRIFELLSGRFIDRKTQIMLEQKNCNFYDITDFVKNKIVSAADMGGESELLLSMSVGNNLLMPSLEKIPALQHMFLQNKVVKMLEKEVNNQNKSVNIRDKSVNDNIILLLERWYIYNPKVLILFEPFIYCDVYGVSLIKSYIKKFTDLGTAVIIVKSREEYIEDISDRIITID
- a CDS encoding response regulator, giving the protein MQAKRWRVLIVDDEFRIGMLIRKLIKWEEIGLECVNVVDNGEAAYNIILSEKPDIVITDIKMPKVNGLDLIRMIKEKDEPVKFIVISGYKEFEYAHKALQYGVSDYLLKPIKEEELNKVLKRIQEELIKSHLKQDKEGKIERAITTSVQIIKSNLLNNIIEQTDALSVDEMQEEYNLEFDAAAYRGITIKLDYSDYEKSDRRQDRITVEKLLTIIEKNFEGTVKEQLICEKDNLNIYCLINYDLTDSKQVNNVINRILIEIQEYLLGLEQYKVTIGIGLEKTGVGEIRFSIQEAYQAVQNRIKAGTGRLIYAERLQFIPRTEMQKYLIKYKEQLRMSIETLSKELFENVINQIYGEFQFEENTDFALCYDVANEIIDLYFETISVKNEKEDKLKQFLKNACCHCNTIGNLKGLLKKYLSEDMEARLKILETESVKPIRQAKQYIEEHYNEKIVLEDIAHIVDLNPVYFSVLFKKETGFNFTTYLVNIRMEMAKQMIRTSNKTIAAIADEVGYKDTRYFSQIFTKTVGVKPALYRKLHS
- a CDS encoding sugar ABC transporter ATP-binding protein, which gives rise to MKVLEARNITKIFPGVVALNSVDISFELGEIHCIIGENGAGKSTLIKCLTGVYEPEEGCLSIAGKDAMGSKKMFDKVAYVPQEIDLFGHMSVAENLFLPYEKSGFKGLVNVRELEEKAKPLLDKFHIPVKPDDLVKDITVSEQQLLQIARATVHEEYQVLMLDEPTTSLTTKDAQILFDIIRQIKKENKAIIFISHKLEEIFSIGDVITVFRNGEKVAYSDIHKIDIPWVITQMTGRAVDQNQVFYSEKVTDEILLEVEHLTGERFTDISFHLKKGEILGFSGLVGAGRSELMQAIFGYLPVYAGQIKLDGEDWKLGDTNYSVNHGLIYLPEERKAQGILQELSIRENISVSKLDDLKSVFGISKKKEEDLAKKVIAEYDVKTPDMEKEIKFLSGGNQQKVIIGRAMSCKPKVLIFDEPTKGIDVGTKAEIYRMMKELAEKEQIGIILISSEMEEVKKCSNRIIALYNGQQAGEYDEKADKEKILGAIIGVK
- a CDS encoding SIS domain-containing protein codes for the protein MNMKVMYKTILSEYEQVFEKIDQDNVRDFIEKVKSYHRIFLIGVGREGMATKAFAMRLMHMGKEIHWIWDDTTPSIGKGDLLIATLGDGQIGHIHYICERAKAQGARIYVVTGSPSGKTAREAADNVLFVPAAVYRGTDEVVSSIQPMGNLFEQCLFVLFDMIIMIIVEETPDLSFEKMSARHRNVE
- a CDS encoding ABC transporter ATP-binding protein, producing the protein MKTAIEVKKLCKSYSEVKAAQDIDISICRGEVFGLLGANGAGKSTTIECILGTKKQDSGTVSILGMNPQKDRKRLFEKIGVQFQEANYQDKIRVAELCEVTASLYRNIPDYAGLLKQFGLSDKLKSPVSELSGGQKQRLFIVLSLIPDPEVVFLDELTTGLDARARRDVWKILLDLKQKGLTILLTSHFMDEVEALCDKIMILKNGKAIFHGTVQDAVAASPYERLEEAYLWYTDEEEKENESI
- a CDS encoding sensor histidine kinase is translated as MGVVKNLKGMIILNGILILFFSIGALLKNLSVAGICIFVLIEILIIGGLYFCVAKPLSNFEKALNSNLEDISDDTIFIEKIKTLVEKYSNQRIRENSAEMFYKQAELAAFQSQINPHFLYNTLESIRGQALIDDNIEIAKMVEALADFFRYSISRKDNLVTLRDELANIQNYMMILRYRFNNRFSLDIYIDEEDKKAYDYFIPKLILQPIVENAIFHGLEECLEGGKVDIEVIVTDNSLILTISDNGKGMDSKSLLELNERIRMSKEYPDDSKGFKQRNTGIALPNINKRIQLLFGEEYGIYVYSTLNQGTDIEITIPANYERSIR